The following is a genomic window from Acidobacteriota bacterium.
GGTCATTCCGCTGGCCCTGCTCATCATCCTGCTCATCCTCCACCTGCAGTTCCGCTCCCTGCCCACCACCCTGATGGTCTTTGCCGGCGTGGCGGTGGCGGCTTCGGGCGGATTCCTCATGATCTGGCTCTACAACATCCCCTGGTTCCTCGACATCGACATCCTGGGAACCAACCTGCGCCAGCTCTTCGGAATTCAGCAGATCAACCTGAGCGTGGCCGTGTGGGTGGGCTTTATCGCTCTCTTCGGAATCGCAACCGACGACGGTGTGATCATGGCCACCTATCTCAAGCAGAGTTTTGAGCGCAACAGTCCCGGCAGCGCGGCCGAAATCCGGGCGGCTGTGCTGGAAGCCGGAAAGAGGCGCGTGCGTCCCTGCCTGATGACCACCGCCACCACCCTGCTGGCCCTGATCCCCGTCCTCACCGCTACCGGCAAGGGTTCCGACATCATGGTCCCCATGGCCATCCCCGTCTTCGGAGGCATGACGGTAGCCCTGCTCACCATGTTCGTCGTCCCCACCCTCTACTGCGCCTGGCAAGAACACCGCCGGTCCTAACTCTCCGTAAGGATTTGCCGGCCTGCTTTCGATGCCGGCCGGCTTAAACGCATTAAGTGGTATGGCCATAAAAATGGCGTGTTTTTGCTATTGAGGTGAGAATCCCACTGGATAGGCGACAGAAATACCCCCACAGTGAAGATGCCGTGATGGGGCAAAGCCCCGAGAAACACTGAACGTGCTCAACCTTTCCTTAACAAGCCCCACAGCATTTAGGCGATGCTGGACCTTGATCTCGGACGATGTCAACGTGGACGGGGGTCTGAACGACAAGAGGGACGAAAAAGATCTCGAAAACCTCCTCGCCGGGGACTCCCGAGCCGTCTGGAGAATCTGGAGACGATATGAGAGAGATCTTGGCAAGATCTGTGTCCGCTATTTGAAGTCGCCCGCCGATGCCGAGGGGGCCATGGGCGATTTGATGCTGCGGATCGTCGACAAACTCCCGCACAATGCGGCCAAGATCTCGAATCTGCGAGCCTGGCTGAAGCGGCTGGCCGTCAACCTTTGCCTCGACCGGCTCCGCCGCCGCCAAGGCTTCCGCCCTTTGGAGCGGGATATGCGGATTGAGAGCAGGACCCCCGAAAGG
Proteins encoded in this region:
- a CDS encoding RNA polymerase sigma factor, translating into MISDDVNVDGGLNDKRDEKDLENLLAGDSRAVWRIWRRYERDLGKICVRYLKSPADAEGAMGDLMLRIVDKLPHNAAKISNLRAWLKRLAVNLCLDRLRRRQGFRPLERDMRIESRTPERDLLTGESEEVIERLLGEISQSLREAFVLRFQRDLSYAEIADRLQISRAAARKRIERAREQLRAKLEASPRSGSEEPAAASPLRVGQASEIRRAPSVLRPV